In Hemibagrus wyckioides isolate EC202008001 linkage group LG21, SWU_Hwy_1.0, whole genome shotgun sequence, the following proteins share a genomic window:
- the LOC131342572 gene encoding myosin heavy chain, fast skeletal muscle-like has protein sequence MGDGEMECFGPAAIFLRKPEKERIESQNKAFDAKTAYFVSEPSEMYLKGVLQSKEGNKATVKTLCGKTLTVKENEIFPMNPPKFDKIEDMAMMTHLNEPAVLYNLKERYAAWMIYTYSGLFCVTVNPYKWLPVYDAVVVTGYRGKKRVEAPPHIFSISDNAYQFMLTDRENQSILITGESGAGKTVNTKRVIQYFATIAVSGQKKAEPVPGKMQGSLEDQIIAANPLLEAYGNAKTVRNDNSSRFGKFIRIHFGTTGKLASADIETYLLEKSRVTFQLSAERSYHIFYQLMTGHKPELLEALLITTNPYDYPMISQGEITVKSINDVEEFIATDTAIDILGFTADEKINIYKLTGAVVHHGNMKFKQKQREEQAEPDGTEVADKIAYLLGLNSADMLKALCYPRVKVGNEFVTKGQTVPQVNNAVMALCKSIYEKMFLWMVVRINEMLDTKQPRQFFIGVLDIAGFEIFDFNSLEQLCINFTNEKLQQFFNHHMFVLEQEEYKKEGIEWEFIDFGMDLAACIELIEKPMGIFSILEEECMFPKATDTSFKNKLHDQHLGKSAAFQKPKPTKGKAEAHFSLVHYAGTVDYNIVGWLDKNKDPLNDSVVQLYQKSSNKLLCFLYASHASAEAESGGKKAGKKKGGSFQTVSALFRENLGKLMTNLRSTHPHFVRCLIPNESKTPGLMENFLVIHQLRCNGVLEGIRICRKGFPSRILYGDFKQRYKVLNASVIPEGQFIDNKKASEKLLGSIDVDHSQYKFGHTKVFFKAGLLGLLEEMRDDKLAELVTMTQALCRGFLMRREFIKMMERRESIFSIQYNIRSFMNVKHWPWMKLYFKIKPLLKSAETEKEMAAMKENYEKMKEDLAKALAKKKELEEKMVSLLQEKNDLQLQVAAETENLSDAEERCEGLIKSKIQLEAKLKEATERLEDEEEINAELTAKKRKLEDECSELKKDIDDLELTLAKVEKEKHATENKVKNLTEEMTSQDEAIVKLTKEKKALQEAHQQTLDDLQAEEDKVNSLTKAKSKLEQQVDDLEGSLEQEKKLRMDLERAKRKLEGDLKLAQESIMDLENDKQQSEEKIKKKDFEVSQLLGKIEDEQSLGAQLQKKIKELQARIEELEEEIEAERAARAKVEKQRADLSRELEEISERLEEAGGATSAQIEMNKKREAEFQKLRRDLEESTLQHEATAAALRKKQADSVAELGEQIDNLQRVKQKLEKEKSEYKMEIDDLASNLEAVAKSKSNLEKMCRTLEDQVGELKARNDENTRQINDLNVQRARLQTENGEFGRQLEEKEALVSQLTRGKQAHTQQIEELRRQTEEEVKAKNALAHAVQSARHDCDLLREQFEEEQEAKAELQRGMSKANSEVAQWRTKYETDAIQRTEELEEAKKKLAQRLQEAEETIEAVNSKCASLEKTKQRLQGEVEDLMIDVERANALAANLDKKQRNFDKVLAEWKQKYEESQAELEGAQKEARSLSTELFKMKNSYEEALDHLETLKRENKNLQQEISDLTEQLGESGKTIHELEKAKKTVESERSEIQTALEEAEGTLEHEESKILRIQLELTQVKSEIDRKLAEKDEEMEQIKRNSQRVIESMQTTLDSEVRSRNDALRVKKKMEGDLNEMEIQLSHANRQAAEAQKQLRNVQGQLKDAQLHLDEAIRGQEDMKEQVAMVERRNNLMLAEIEELRAALEQTERGRKVAEQELVDASERVALLHSQNTSLINTKKKLEADLVQIQSEVEDTIQEARNAEEKAKKAITDAAMMAEELKKEQDTSAHLERMKKNLEVTVKDLQHRLDEAENLAMKGGKKQLQKLEARVRELEGEVEAEQRRGVEAVKGVRKYERRVKELTYQTEEDKKNVNRLQDLVDKLQLKVKAYKRQAEEAEEQANTHLSRFRKVQHELEEAQERADIAESQVNKLRAKSRDIGKSKEAE, from the exons ATGGGAGATGGAGAAATGGAATGTTTCGGCCCAGCGGCCATCTTCCTCCGGAAGCCAGAAAAAGAGAGGATTGAGTCTCAGAACAAAGCCTTTGATGCCAAAACAGCATACTTCGTTTCTGAACCCAGTGAAATGTACCTCAAAGGGGTTCTGCAAAGCAAAGAGGGTAACAAAGCCACTGTCAAAACTTTATGTGGGAAA ACGCTTACTGTTAAGGAAAATGAAATTTTCCCCATGAACCCTCCAAAATTTGATAAAATTGAGGACATGGCCATGATGACCCACCTCAATGAACCTGCTGTGCTGTATAACCTTAAAGAGCGTTATGCAGCGTGGATGATCTAC ACCTACTCTGGGTTGTTCTGCGTCACAGTGAACCCCTACAAGTGGCTCCCAGTGTATGACGCTGTTGTTGTTACCGGATACAGAGGAAAGAAGAGAGTTGAAGCCCCACCTCACATCTTCTCCATCTCTGATAACGCCTATCAGTTCATGCTCACTG acaGGGAGAACCAATCTATCCTGATCAC TGGAGAATCTGGTGCAGGAAAGACTGTGAACACCAAACGTGTCATCCAGTACTTTGCAACAATTGCAGTGTCTGGACAAAAGAAGGCAGAGCCTGTTCCAGGCAAAATGCAG GGATCGCTAGAAGACCAAATTATAGCAGCCAACCCCCTGCTGGAGGCTTATGGTAATGCCAAGACTGTGAGGAATGACAACTCCTCTCGTTTT GGCAAATTTATCAGAATCCATTTTGGGACCACGGGAAAGCTGGCTTCTGCTGACATTGAAACTT ATCTGCTGGAAAAGTCAAGAGTCACTTTCCAGCTGTCTGCTGAGAGAAGCTACCACATTTTCTACCAGCTCATGACTGGACACAAACCAGAGCTGCTTG aggcGCTACTTATTACAACCAACCCCTATGACTACCCTATGATCAGTCAGGGAGAAATCACAGTCAAAAGCATCAATGATGTGGAGGAGTTCATTGCCACAGAT ACAGCTATTGACATCCTTGGCTTCACCGCTGATGAGAAAATTAACATCTACAAGCTGACTGGTGCTGTGGTGCATCACGGAAACATGAAGTTCAAGCAAAAGCAGAGGGAGGAGCAGGCTGAACCCGATGGCACTGAGG TGGCTGATAAAATCGCCTACCTTCTGGGCCTGAACTCAGCTGACATGCTGAAAGCTTTGTGCTACCCCAGAGTCAAAGTGGGAAATGAGTTTGTGACCAAAGGCCAGACTGTACCTCAG GTGAACAATGCTGTCATGGCCCTCTGCAAGTCTATCTATGAGAAAATGTTCTTGTGGATGGTCGTACGTATCAATGAGATGCTGGACACAAAGCAGCCAAGACAGTTCTTTATTGGTGTGCTGGACATCGCTGGATTTGAGATCTTTGAT TTCAACAGCTTGGAGCAGCTCTGCATTAACTTCACAAATGAGAAACTGCAACAGTTTTTCAACCACCACATGTTCGTGCTGGAACAAGAGGAGTACAAGAAAGAAGGCATTGAGTGGGAGTTCATTGACTTTGGTATGGACTTGGCTGCCTGCATTGAGCTTATTGAGAAG CCAATGGGCATCTTCTCCATCCTTGAAGAGGAGTGCATGTTCCCCAAAGCCACAGACACGTCCTTCAAGAACAAGCTTCACGACCAGCACCTTGGAAAAAGTGCTGCTTTCCAAAAGCCAAAGCCTACCAAAGGCAAAGCTGAGGCCCACTTCTCCCTGGTGCACTATGCCGGCACTGTGGACTACAACATTGTTGGCTGGTTAGACAAGAACAAGGATCCACTGAACGACTCTGTTGTGCAGCTGTACCAGAAATCATCAAACAAACTGCTGTGCTTCCTGTATGCAAGCCATGCATCAGCTGAAG CTGAGAGTGGTGGAAAGAAggctgggaaaaaaaagggtGGCTCCTTCCAAACAGTGTCTGCTCTGTTTAGG GAAAACTTGGGAAAACTGATGACCAACTTGAGGAGCACTCACCCTCATTTTGTACGTTGCTTGATTCCCAACGAGTCTAAGACTCCCG GGTTGATGGAGAACTTCCTGGTCATCCACCAGCTGAGGTGTAATGGTGTGCTAGAGGGCATCAGAATCTGCAGAAAGGGATTTCCCAGCAGAATTCTGTATGGAGACTTCAAGCAGAG ATACAAAGTCTTGAATGCAAGTGTCATCCCAGAGGGACAGTTCATTGACAACAAGAAAGCATCAGAGAAACTCCTGGGCTCTATTGATGTGGACCACTCCCAGTATAAGTTTGGACACACCAaa GTGTTCTTCAAAGCTGGTCTTTTGGGTCTTCTTGAAGAAATGCGAGATGACAAACTAGCTGAGCTAGTGACAATGACTCAGGCTTTATGCCGTGGTTTCCTCATGAGGAGGGAGTTTATCaagatgatggagagaag AGAGTCCATTTTCTCTATTCAATACAACATCCGCTCATTCATGAATGTGAAACACTGGCCATGGATGAAGCTGTACTTCAAGATCAAGCCTCTTCTCAAGAGTGCAGAGACTGAGAAGGAAATGGCTGCCATGAAGGAGAACTATGAGAAAATGAAGGAGGATCTGGCAAAGGCACTCGCCAAGAAGAAAGAGCTCGAGGAGAAGATGGTGTCTCTGCTACAGGAGAAAAATGACCTGCAACTACAAGTGGCAGCT GAAACAGAGAACCTTTCAGACGCAGAGGAGAGGTGTGAGGGGCTCATTAAGAGCAAAATCCAACTTGAAGCCAAACTCAAAGAAGCAACTGAGAGActtgaggatgaggaggaaatCAATGCCGAGCTGACTGCCAAGAAAAGGAAACTGGAGGATGAGTGCTCTGAGCTGAAGAAGGACATTGATGACCTGGAGCTCACCTTGGCCAAAGTGGAAAAGGAGAAACATGCCACTGAGAACAAG GTAAAAAACCTTACTGAAGAGATGACTTCACAAGATGAAGCTATTGTTAAATTAACCAAAGAGAAGAAAGCCCTCCAAGAGGCACaccagcagactctggatgaTCTCCAGGCAGAGGAAGACAAAGTCAACAGTCTGACCAAAGCCAAGTCCAAACTTGAGCAACAAGTTGATGAT CTTGAGGGTTCTCTGGAACAAGAGAAGAAGCTGCGTATGGACCTTGAGAGAGCCAAGAGAAAGCTTGAAGGTGACCTGAAACTGGCCCAAGAGTCTATAATGGACTTGGAGAATGACAAGCAGCAGTCTGAGGAAAAGATCAAAAA GAAGGATTTTGAGGTTAGCCAGCTTCTTGGAAAAATTGAGGATGAACAATCTTTGGGTGCTCAGCTGCAAAAGAAGATTAAGGAACTTCAA GCTCGAATTGAGGAGCTGGAGGAAGAAATTGAGGCTGAGCGTGCAGCTCGTGCTAAAGTTGAGAAGCAGAGAGCTGATCTCTCCAGGGAACTTGAGGAGATCAGCGAGAGGCTTGAGGAAGCTGGAGGTGCCACTTCTGCTCAGATCGAGATGAACAAGAAGCGTGAGGCCGAGTTCCAGAAACTGCGTCGCGATCTGGAAGAGTCCACTCTGCAGCATGAAGCCACGGCTGCTGCCCTCCGCAAGAAACAAGCTGACAGTGTTGCTGAGCTTGGAGAACAGATCGACAACCTTCAGCGTGTCAAGCAGAAGCTGGAGAAGGAAAAGAGTGAATACAAAATGGAGATAGATGACCTGGCCAGTAACTTGGAGGCTGTGGCAAAATCAAAG TCTAATCTTGAGAAGATGTGCCGAACATTGGAGGACCAAGTAGGTGAGCTAAAAGCTAGGAATGATGAAAACACACGTCAAATAAATGACTTAAATGTGCAAAGAGCTCGGCTTCAAACTGAAAATG GCGAGTTTGGACGTCAACTAGAGGAGAAAGAAGCTCTTGTTTCTCAACTGACCAGAGGCAAGCAGGCCCACACTCAACAAATTGAGGAGctcaggagacagacagaagaggaAGTAAAA GCAAAGAACGCCCTGGCTCATGCTGTCCAATCAGCTCGTCATGACTGCGATCTGCTCAGAGagcagtttgaggaagaacAGGAGGCCAAGGCTGAGCTTCAACGTGGAATGTCCAAGGCCAACAGCGAGGTGGCTCAGTGGAGAACAAAATATGAGACTGATGCCATCCAGCGTACCGAGGAGCTTGAGGAGGCCAA GAAAAAGCTCGCTCAGCGACTCCAAGAGGCAGAGGAAACCATTGAAGCTGTGAACTCCAAATGTGCTTCTCTGGAGAAGACCAAGCAGAGACTACAGGGTGAGGTGGAAGACCTCATGATCGATGTGGAGAGAGCCAATGCATTAGCGGCCAACCTTGACAAAAAGCAGAGAAACTTTGACAAG GTCTTAGCAGAATGGAAGCAAAAGTATGAAGAAAGTCAGGCTGAACTAGAAGGAGCTCAAAAAGAGGCTCGCTCTCTCAGCACTGAACTATTTAAAATGAAGAACTCATATGAGGAAGCTCTTGACCATCTGGAGACCctgaagagagaaaataaaaatctgcaac AGGAAATTTCTGACCTGACCGAACAACTTGGTGAATCTGGAAAGACCATTCATGAGCTGGAGAAGGCAAAGAAGACGGTAGAGTCAGAAAGATCAGAAATCCAAACTGCCCTAGAAGAGGCTGAG GGCACACTTGAGCATGAGGAATCCAAGATCCTTCGTATTCAACTGGAGCTCACACAAGTGAAAAGTGAGATAGACAGGAAACTGGCTGAGAAGGATGAGGAAATGGAGCAGATCAAGAGAAACAGCCAGAGGGTGATTGAGTCCATGCAGACCACTCTGGACTCTGAGGTTAGGAGCAGGAATGATGCTTTAAGGGTCAAAAAGAAGATGGAAGGAGATCTCAATGAGATGGAAATTCAACTGAGCCATGCCAACCGCCAGGCTGCCGAAGCCCAGAAACAACTCAGAAATGTCCAAGGACAGCTCAAG GATGCTCAGTTGCACCTTGATGAGGCAATCAGAGGACAGGAAGACATGAAGGAGCAGGTGGCCATGGTAGAGCGCAGGAATAATCTGATGCTGGCAGAAATTGAGGAACTGAGAGCTGCACtggagcagacagagagaggccgCAAAGTGGCTGAACAGGAGCTGGTTGATGCCAGTGAGCGTGTGGCACTGCTGCACTCTCAA AACACCAGCCTCATCAACACCAAGAAGAAACTTGAGGCAGATCTTGTTCAAATCCAAAGTGAGGTAGAGGACACAATCCAGGAGGCACGAAATGCTGAAGAGAAGGCAAAGAAAGCCATCACTGAT GCTGCAATGATGGCAGAGGAGCTGAAGAAGGAGCAAGACACCAGTGCCCATTTggagagaatgaaaaagaacCTTGAAGTTACAGTGAAAGATCTGCAGCACCGTCTGGATGAGGCTGAGAACCTTGCAATGAAGGGGGGAAAGAAGCAGCTCCAGAAACTGGAAGCTAGG GTGCGTGAGCTGGAGGGTGAAGTCGAAGCTGAGCAGAGACGTGGCGTTGAAGCTGTTAAAGGAGTTCGTAAATATGAGAGGAGGGTGAAAGAACTCACCTACCAG aCTGAGGAAGACAAGAAGAATGTGAATAGACTTCAGGACCTGGTGGATAAACTGCAGCTGAAAGTGAAGGCCTACAAGAGGCAGGCTGAAGAAGCT GAGGAGCAGGCCAACACTCACCTGTCCAGATTTAGAAAAGTGCAGCATGAGCTAGAGGAGGCTCAGGAGCGTGCTGACATTGCTGAGTCCCAGGTCAACAAGCTGAGAGCCAAGAGCAGAGACATTGGAAAA tcCAAGGAGGCAGAATAA